The Apium graveolens cultivar Ventura chromosome 3, ASM990537v1, whole genome shotgun sequence sequence TCCCAGGGCTGAGTCTTCTTTGGCCTTGACTTCCTGTGATGTGCCGTTGCTTTCTTCTGTGGCCTTGATGAATTCTCAATCACTAGTCCTCCATACTCCACTCGCGGACGCGCCGTCGTTGTGGCGCCGGGGAATGAGCAAACCGGAGGAGCGTTCACCAGGCGGCAACCAAAGATTGCAGAAGCTGACATTTTGGAATGTGTTTCGATAAGATAATGTCTGGTGAATTGTCCTTCTATTCATACCATATTTACCTTCAATACGGTGCCGTTTTACATTTGGGTTTTTTTAGTGT is a genomic window containing:
- the LOC141711253 gene encoding large ribosomal subunit protein cL38, with product MSASAIFGCRLVNAPPVCSFPGATTTARPRVEYGGLVIENSSRPQKKATAHHRKSRPKKTQPWDVKRGPCVYPPLPEMPPEWSFVSEDNAAAAVVAVEAEPVAA